A region from the Myxococcota bacterium genome encodes:
- a CDS encoding MBL fold metallo-hydrolase, whose amino-acid sequence MRELQWGLWHWTAPHPEWTPAERWPREVSSYAMDDGTRLVLFDPLSVPDELLELAGERSPIVVLTAPWHERDTESLVTRLGAVPVFVPPPDTPEDLVRKFGIPLEQAGRGSPDVAWLLASDRGPDRAHLYAAGDELPLGIEALRGREHNDLVLWIESRRAVLTGDTLVDFGKGLQVNDWLRGGVTRKEVVERLRPLLNRPVELVLPAHGEPTNLTALVRALA is encoded by the coding sequence GTGCGCGAGCTGCAATGGGGACTCTGGCATTGGACGGCGCCTCACCCGGAATGGACGCCGGCGGAGCGCTGGCCGCGGGAGGTGTCTTCGTACGCGATGGACGACGGCACGCGGCTGGTGTTGTTCGACCCGCTCTCGGTCCCCGACGAGCTGCTCGAGCTCGCGGGCGAGCGCTCGCCGATCGTGGTCCTGACCGCACCCTGGCACGAGCGAGACACCGAGAGCCTGGTCACGCGCCTGGGCGCCGTCCCCGTCTTCGTGCCACCGCCCGACACCCCCGAGGACCTCGTCCGCAAGTTCGGCATCCCCCTCGAGCAAGCCGGCCGCGGCAGCCCCGACGTGGCGTGGCTGCTCGCCTCCGACCGCGGCCCCGATCGCGCCCACCTCTACGCCGCGGGCGACGAGCTGCCGCTCGGCATCGAGGCGCTTCGCGGACGAGAGCACAACGACCTGGTGCTGTGGATCGAGAGCCGGCGCGCCGTCCTGACGGGCGACACGCTGGTCGATTTCGGCAAGGGCCTGCAGGTCAACGACTGGCTGCGCGGCGGAGTGACTCGCAAGGAGGTCGTGGAACGGCTCCGGCCGCTCTTGAACCGGCCGGTCGAGCTGGTGCTGCCGGCTCACGGCGAGCCCACGAACTTGACGGCGCTGGTGCGGGCGCTGGCCTGA